Within Triticum dicoccoides isolate Atlit2015 ecotype Zavitan chromosome 1B, WEW_v2.0, whole genome shotgun sequence, the genomic segment CTCTTGTCAAAGGAAAAAATCAACATTGGCAACATTAGGATAATGAGCAGATAATCAAAGCTTATCCCTGGTGACGCTTATGCCCAGATTTTTGGGCCTAATTCCTGTGTTCTGTGCCTAACCCACAGCCAGAACAATAATTACCTACTCTATGCGCTTGCTTTGGGTGCATGGCACTTCCCTTTCTGATGATAGTATAATATTGTCAGCACTGATAAGAATTGGTGCATGACGCCTCCATCTCCACTAAACTAACCTGTGATTGCTCTGCAGTTCACATCCTATGACCCACCAACCACTTCAGGAGAAGCCATATCAAATTGGGAAATCAAATTGTGCCAGTGGTTTTATTTATGATCCACTCTTTTGGAGAATGGAATGGAAATGGAATCAAATAAAGGGAGATGTGACCATGGAGGAACCAAGAACATATACTATATGCTGGTGAACACTTCCATTGATGTACTTTGGCATGAGAAGAGTACAAATATTCCATAATAAGCTTAGTTAATCAAGAGACACGGAAGCACACAAAACAAATCTTTGCTGGTCTCAAAGTATGTATAAATATCAAGTANNNNNNNNNNNNNNNNNNNNNNNNNNNNNNNNNNNNNNNNNNNNNNNNNNNNNNNNNNNNNNNNNNNNNNNNNNNNNNNNNNNNNNNNNNNNNNNNNNNNNNNNNNNNNNNNNNNNNNNNNNNNNNNNNNNNNNNNNNNNNNNNNNNNNNNNNNNNNNNNNNNNNNNNNNNNNNNNNNNNNNNNNNNNNNNNNNNNNNNNNNNNNNNNNNNNNNNNNNNNNNNNNNNNNNNNNNNNNNNNNNNNNNNNNNNNNNNNNNNNNNNNNNNNNNNNNNNNNNNNNNNNNNNNNNNNNNNNNNNNNNNNNNNNNNNNNNNNNNNNNNNNNNNNNNNNNNNNNNNNNGGGAAGAGTAAATATTGGCTGTTCTTCATCAACCTAAGGCTCTAAGGCTCCCTTTGGGCATCCATGCTGATTGCTGATGAGCAATATTATCTTTGTGAACAGCATATATGTACTAAAGAACCATCTCATATGAATCAAATCAAGCAAATAAAAAGGGTGAAAAAAATTGAAGGAAAGAACTTTGGTCAGCTAGACGCTATGAGCCAAGTGATCGATCGTCGATGGGGTTGGGATTAGGCCACCATCTGCTCCTGCTCCAGCCACTGCGGAAAATGGTCGCCTGTGTGGCCATCCTTGACAAGAGAGTTCACCCATGAGACGTCGGGTTCGGCCGGGGTGGCTGGGGAGGCCGCCGGCATGGCGGATTGCCCGCGGAACCCGAAGGACGCCGACTTGCGGAACTTGTGCAGCTCGTCGCCCTGCACGCCCCAGTCCAGCTTGCCGCCGGGCGAGCCCCAGTCCAGATTGCCGCCGCCGCTGGGAGAGCCCCAGTCCGTGAGCATGGAAGGCTCGCCGATCGTGGTGGCCGGCGACATCAGGGAGCGCGCGGCCGGGGCGCGCGCGCCGCGGTCGATGAAGCTCTGGCTACGCTTGGCGAACGCGGAGGCGCGGGAGGTCATGATGGCCTTGGCCATGGAGTGGTCGATGCCGAACGAGTTGTTCGCGCCCACCATCGGCGAGGTCGGCATGTGCAGCTGCGTGTCCGGCATGGAGCTGTACGGCGACATGTCGCCCGCCTGCTTCAGCGACAGCGCGTGGAGCTGGGAGAGCATGGCCGGGTCCATGGAGCCGAGCAGGTCGGTGTAGTCCGGCATGTTTCTGGCGGGCGACCCGGCGGCGTGCGGCGAGCCGAGGCCGCCGTTGGGCGCGCCCCAGCTTGCCCTCGGCGAGTGCGCGTTGTTGGACACCTTGTCGAACAGCTTCTGCTGGTACTGGTCCAGCGCGAGCATCTCCAGGTCGAAGTCGAGCTCCCGCGCCGTCTTGAGCCGGCTGACCGGAGACGACGGCCACCCCGCGGGGTTGAGCATCCCCATGTCCATCCCGTTGGGGGGCGAGGAGCGCGGGGACACGGGCTGCATCATGCCCACGGAGACGGCGGAGGGGTTGACGGAGCGGAGCTCGTCGCGCCTGTGAGCGAAGAAGCAGATGCGGCGCGCGCAGCCGACCTCGTCCTTGCAGAGGCGCGTCCGGTACTGCGCCGGGTGGAGCCAGcactcgaagacgccgtgcgcgtaCTCGCAGCCGTCGCCCTTGCGGCACGACCCGCCCTTGCGGAACTCCGGGCAGGGCACGCAGCTGTAGGAGTAGCGGCGCGGGTCGCGGCGGCGGGCGTTCTCGCCGGGGTGCACGAAGGGGCACTCGGTCCAGTCGTGGGAGTAGGCGCGGGAGCAGGGCTTCACCTTGAAGCTGTACATGCGGAACTCGTCGGTGCTGAAGAGCCCGCTCTTGAGGTCCGGCAGCGTGAGGTCCGGCGGGTACTCCTTCCTCGgctcctgcgcggcgaccatcgccggcggcgaggcggaCTTCTTGGGCGACGAGGAGGGCGACACGGCGGGGGACTTGAGCAGCAGGCGGAGAGGCTTCTCGGCCACGCCTGCGGCGCGCGGGAGCAGGTCCCCGGCGCGGAGCCCGGACACCGAGAGCGTCTCCGTGGAGGCCCCCGCGGCGAGCAGCAGGTGCGTGGCCGCGACGGCGTTGGCCGCGCCACCGGCCGCAGCCAGGTGGagcgcggtggcgccgtccgtgccgGACGCGCGGCAGGCCTCGCCCGGCGCGACGGACAGCGCGTGCGCCAGCACGGCCGTGCTCCCGTAGAGCGCGGCGAccatggccggcgtccggctctCCGCGGCCAGCCGGCCAAGGCCGGCCGCCGAGGGCCCATACCACGACCCCGCGGCATCAAGGCACGCCTTCTCCTCCTCCACGACCCGCCTGAACTCCACCACGTCGTCCGCCGCCGCCAGCTCCAGGAGGAGCGAGGCCATGGCCGCCGAATCCTTGGGCGCCGCCGCCACCGGCGGCGGGGTCGACGGCTTGCGCGGGCCGGAGCACATGACGGAAGAAGGCCTGTCCGTTGCTGCAAAGATTCAAAAGAGGCTCTGCGTTCTCGTTAAGAGGGCCGGGGAGAGACGATTctttcttggttcttcttcttccagcacgTTCTTGATTGATTGGGACAAGaggagagaaggaagaagggggggAGTGGGTGAGGTGGGTAGTGTGGAACGGGGGGCGAGGGGTATATGTAGAGAGGGAGAGGTGCGGGGTGGGGGAGGGAGGGGCGGAATAATAATGGAGGTGGAGGAGAAAAGGAGGTGGTGGTGGGATTGATGAAAGAGATAAGGGAGGTAGGAGACGAAGAAGCTGtgatggtctctctctctctcgccctcgGCTTTCTCTCTCTAGCTATGTGGCTTTCGCTCTCGTGTGCGTACCCCCATTGTTTATAACAGAAAAAAAATGCTTTCTTTCTCGCCTCCGCTTTCGAATTGTTTTTTGCGTTGCTGCGGTCTCGTGGTCAAAAGGAGGGCGAGCCAACGCGCACAAGTCGTAGCTTCCCTCTCATTTCGTTTCTCATAAATTTTCTTTGGGTTTTTGTGGAGGAAAAGGCAGTGGAGCTGCGGGCACAACGGATTGTTGCCACGGATTTGAGTACACATGTTTCTTCTGTGTGCTTGTGTTCTTTATTTTGGGTGTACTATATATCAATGAGAGGATGGTTATcttgtgagggagagagaggggaagtATTTTCTGGCTTAATTACCCGGTGGTGGATTCAGGATAAAGGCGTATGTGATATTGTGGTTGGAATCCGTCGACCTACGACTATGGTGGTGGTCGATTCGAAGAGAAAATGGTGAACCCGATTCCATCCCATTGAGGTTGTGGTTGCGTGTTGTCGCATACATGTTGCTATGAGGTGGAGATGGTGCGACCGCTGGTCCCTTCATCTTCTCCCGGACGAATCACTAGCAACATGGAGAGAATGTGATATTAGATTCGTGGTAAGATCGATacggattgagagagagagagagagagagagagagagagagattgtatAAGAATAGTGGTCACCATAGTATTTTCTCGCTTAATTATCTCATGGTGGATTGGGGTTAAATGCATATGTGATACTGTGGTTGGACGATCCGACATCCAACTGTGGTGGGGTCAATTCATAGAGAAAATAGTGAACCGGATTTCATCCGTCTAAGGTTGGGTTGTGTGTTGTCGGACCTCTGTGACGACGAATCACTAATAACAACACCTTGTAGAAAAGATGATATTAGATTCAAGGGAAGATCGATATCGACCAAGGAAGAGACAAGCGAGTACAACAAATCGTTGCCATGTATTTGGgcagacatgcttcttccttgtgtAGGCAATGCTTTAGCGCGTGGTTATCCAGAAGGAGAGGGGGGTGTTTTTTCTCCCTCAATCACTCAGTGGTGGATTCAGGAAAAAGGCGTATGTGATATTGTGGTTGGAATTGCTCGATCTAAGACTATGGTGGTGGTCGATTCAATGAAAAAATAGTGAAAACTGGTTCTATCCGATTGAGGTCGTGGTTGCGTGTTGCCGTATAGAAGTTGCCATGGGGGTGGAGATTATGCGATTGATCATTGCTTGGTCTTCGCACGAACGAATCACCAGGAACAACATGGAGGGAATGTGATATCAGATCCATGGTAAGTTCTATACCGATAGAGAGATAGGGGTGTGTTTTGTACAGGAAAAGTGGTTATTGTAGCCCCCCCCCTCGCTTAATTATCTGGTGGATCGCGGATAAATGCGTACGTGACATCGTGGTTGAAGTTGATCAACATCCAACCATGGTGGAAGTCAATTCAGAGAGAAAATAGTGAACCTGATTCCAAACGTCTATGGTTGTGCATGGTTGTGTGTTGTCGAACCTCGTTGAAGATGAATCACTAACAACGCCTTTGTAGAAAATATGATATTAGATTCAAGGAAAGATCGATAGTGATCAAGGAATAGAGAAATGAGTACCCATTATGCATGTTCATTTTACTTTAAGATATTGGTACGAAGTGGGACGGCTATGTTGGATAGGTTAGTTGCAATATATTGTGGTCTTAATGGTATGAAGATATTTAGGTGGACAAGTGGACAAGCTCAATTAAAAACGAGTCCATTTGGAGATATAAATTTGCGTGTACCTGAATAAATTGAAAAGCACAACCTACCCTTGTTTTTCACATTCAATAGGTTTGATGCATTTCTTATGTATCTCATCCCCCACTCTCACAACACGTCTGCATGCAACACTCTTGCATGTGATCATGTGGCCTTTTGTGTCATATAACATTCATTATGCCATGACATTTGAGACACATGTTGTCGTTATGTTACATTCCAAAGCGGCCGCTAGGGCTATGTTTAACCTATGAAGTTAATTTTTAAACATTACAAACCCCACAACATAACCTAACTTAACTAGCCTCTGGTATGTTGTCTTGGGAGCCCAACTTTACAACTTGTTGGTTGAAGGCAATTCAATACACACAATGTGAATTTAGACGGTGCAGGATATACAACCATCTTTGGTTGGGGATATAAGAATTTGTGAGGGGAATAGGCCGTGACCATTACTTTTGTAGCAAAACATGGATGGGTCAAAATTGAGCCAAAATTGTTTGGGAGAAAACATCTTGACTTATGCTATCATCCCTTAGCCGGTAATCATCGATTCCAAAAAAAAATCATGTGAATAAACCATCCCATTCAACCCCCACAGGTAATTCACATCATAGACCAAAGGGATTGATACTAAAATTACACATCACATGTCTAATCTCACTATGATTCCCTCATGTAAGCTCACATTCATCTACCCAATAGTTGTTGCCAAAACGTGATGTTAGAGATTGTTACACCTTATCCAGAGAAATTTGGAATCACCATCATCTCTAGTTCAATCTTGCAACTACGTCAAAAAATAGAGAAAAGAAATAATAGTCAACATACAACCTCCTGTTCTATCAAGTGGCTAGGGGGGATAATAAAAAGCGTAGAAGGAAAAGAAATTCATACCACAAACCAATTGATGATGATATACTCACATATTCTCTGTCCAGAATCCGACGCCCCATCAAAGATCGTTAACGTAGATGCTATGAACTCTCGCAATGTCACCTGTCAATCAGAAATCATACCATAATAGATATTTAGCAGTACACATCAAACATATGAGTTATCCCAATATATTCTGAACAACTCAgccagaaacgtgccattgttttcaCTAAACCTCAGTCGACAACCACATCATCAACTCTTGCTCTCCCCGGCCGTGTGCACCGGCTCGTGTGGCCGTAGTACCACCAGATCACACACACGGCTGCAACTGGCAGATGCGCCCCACGGCCGGCAGGTGGAGGCTGCAGATTGGCTCTCTCTCACCCTGCCGTGTGGGCTCCACCCAGAACCGAAAGGCAACGAGGTTCACGCGTCCTGTGCTCCCGTGCGCTGCGCTGCGAGCCGCTGGGAGGCGACGTCGCTTCCTCCGTGGGCGCGCACAGCGGCTCAACTAACGCCGTTAGCAACGGTGACGTGTCCTCCAGGACTCATTCAAAGCGCCTCGCGTGGTGGGGGCCAGCGCGTCGGATGTCGACCGCCGGCGCGGAATCGCTCGCTCGCAGGCGGGCGGGGGCGTCACCCTCTCCGCTGCCGGAAAAGATCGGGCGGGGCCGCGCCACGTGGCGCGCGCGCGCTCGTGCCTTTGACTTCCGGTTCGGAGGCCGGAGGACGCAGCCGCGGCTCCGCCCCGCTGACAGGGCGGGCCAGAGGCTCCGGCGGATGTGCGTACGCGTGGGGCCGGTGGGCCCGGGCGGTGGCTTTCCGAGTCACTCTTCCACCGCGCCGTCGTCGCCCGCTTTCCGGTTCGGTTAGCTGAACGGGTTTGGCTCGccagcgcgacgaccaggtccacgCCCGCCTTCCTTTTTCAGCACGGAACACCGCTGCTCCACTGGCGTTAGATTATGCAGGCGTTCATGCTGCTGCGACTTGTTTACTGGCTTATCCGATGCTGATCTCCACTGGTCGGGCTTGAACAGCCATGGGATGCCCTGGCTAGCTGTTCGTTCCGAGCCAACTGGACTAAATAAAAGATATTATTATACGGAAATGTTAacgtccacacgtgtgggcgttcgcCATCCCGACCACACGCAagcatctccgttggcagctttgtGCACGAATCTTGGAATAAACCGGTCGGTTTTCTGCGCCACGTAAGACGAGGCGCGTGTGCGGTGTGCGAGTCGGGTCGCCCGCACGTTGGTTGCCGTcccgcggtcagcggttgccactcgGAGACGTGCGGTGGAACCGCAATGCGCCTGCACGCCACGCTCCGACCGcggttgacgtcaaacacgtcgcacaccgcagtcccctctccctcacggttccatttacCCTGCCGCACGCAGTTACTGGCACAAGCCACTTGCATTTCAATCCACTggaggagaaggcgaggggagaaggcgacggcggaggcggaagaatcgacggcgttcgcggccgtcggtggtgctcgccggaacggagcggcTGCGCCGGAGCGCCTGCGGCTTGAAGGTAATGGTCGCTACAACTCTCGCAACCCCTTCCTGCATTTTCCCCCCTTCCCTCCCTGCTTGATTCCTCGATCGAGTTCGTAGAGATTCAGTCGATTTTGCGATGTGTCGGCGTTCCCGTCGGCGCCGAAGTCGTCTGCTAGCCGTTTTTGGTTGCACTGGGCAGTTTCGTCGCCGCCGCGGCGGCGGCATCGTCGGTGTGGTTATGCTTGTTCGGAGGCACGCACTAGTCTTGCCTATGGATTGGGCAGGTGTATCCCGGGTTGTTTGATGCGCATTTGGTTGGAATTTGTGTTTGCAGTCAGTTCGGGGGTGAACTTTGAGGGTGAATTTGAGGTCGCGGtagttgccattgaaccctagatctagttagttggGTTTTGAAACTGTAGTATGAGGCGAACTTGGTGGTTTTGATTAACTATCATGATTGTGTGGCAACTAACTCCTTGaacaaatgtgatagttgccacaaacgtgtTTTTCTTTGCGCGGCAACAAATTACTgaaatgactgtgatagttgccacatatAAGCTTTCGCATGGGGCAACTTTTTTTattgaatgactgtgatagttgccacacacgCGCTCTTCCATGTgcaactgaattttctgaattacTGTGACAGTAGCCACTAACATGCTTTTTCATTGTGGCATCAAATTTTTCTGAATGATTTGTGGTAGTTACCACTTTGTGATAGTCGCCACAATCTGTAGTCAATGCAGTTTCAGCAGCCAACTGCACTGGACGGCAACTAATGTGCACTTCAAGTGTGCCTGTTGCTACTCGGATAGTATATTCATGTGGCAAACAGAATGTGAACACACTGTCTGTTGCCATTCTGCTGATACGACAGTGTGGCAAATTGGCTACATAATGTGGCAACCAAATTTGCATATCAATTCTGTCAGATGTCATACATATGTTATTTTTCCTGCATTTACTAGTTGACATTTTCTGTAAGGTGGCAACTGCTTACCTCTTGCATTCACATTTCATCCATGACAATTTGGTCCGTCCCTatctcagcagaatggctcgtggcgatcatcaaaatgatgatgatgatttcatggatccaccacagcgtAATCGGGCAGCTGGTCGGATAAAAGAGGGTGATGAGGTAAATGTTCACACATCCCCCCTCAATCCTGCTTTATGTTACTGGTTGACACCTCGAGCTTGCAGTCGTCTGACACGGACTAAAATTTGATGACATTggaaaacatggcaacaactgaccACTTACTGtctgttttttgcagaagaagaaacgtattcgcaacagagcctcccaaGAACGTCTGACTGCGTTGACTGACAAATTCACCGATGATCAGAAGGgggctgctgctgagatgggtatgcagtctatgatggctgtccggtgcacgaaccttgttaaccctgtatgcgactggcttgcTGAGATATACAAGCCCGCCTCTAGGGAGTTCgtgattccgggacgtggaagactCCCGTTGAACGAGGATTTTGTGTTCTGCACTCTGGGCGTGCCTCGTggacatatcaaagtcccgtaCGAGGTCAACAATGAGATCGAGCAAGAGCTATTCCTCCGTTTGTTTCCTGGGTCggaatccatgccgaacacgtctgcagtggcagattcgctgcaggccatgatgacgcatggagatgttttcaagatgaagctactcatgtacctcatcccagctgttttcgcgccgaccacCTCCCTTCGCCCAAGCAATAAATGCTTCCtcatcctggtgaatgatccatcTTTACTTCTTTATTTTCCTTCAATCTTTCGGCTCCGATGTCATGTGTAAAGTTAGTGACTGCCAGTGTTTTCGATGTTTTTTTCCATTCTTAGATTTCTGATGCGGCAACCTTTTTGCcctgaaattttgtgtggtgcaggcGGATCTGAAAAATATGTAGAACATGAATTGGTGCAAGTTTATTGCTGACTTCCTCCATgatgcattctcaagcaagatgtaccaaaagggttgtcgactgcatttaatgATATTTTTTTACCAGTTCTTTCTGTGAACACTGTCTTATaacacacttttattcatgcatgtcaacctgatcataacaagatggcaattGCCATAATGACAACATGGCAACTGTTACAATGACAATATGGAAACTGCCATCATATTAGTATGGCAACTGTTACCAGactatgatggcaactgccatcttAGCAATATGGCAATTGCCATCACACCATGATGGCAACTAGCACATACAGAAGGCAACTTCTTTTTTTTATTCCATTCTTTTCCATGCACATCAACTTGATTATCAGGGGAACATACATTATCTTGTTTTTTTAACTACATAGTACACATGACGGCAACTGATATTTCTTTCTTTGTAAAATTGTCTTAAATCAGCTCATGTATgtcgactgtcttgatctgtccacTGTGGATTTCACTGGGgtaggaggcccgccgcctacgcacaagtttgttgtttctgcatggactatcaacgctgtcaaggttgtgcttgccgcagacagggcaactgataccaaatatggaaaactgcaggttagttTTGATTTCTCTCTCCACATGGCATGCTTACAAATTTGACATGAGGGAACCGTCCGTGGTTCATAAGGGATGACCACCTTTTGTTATCCATGGCTGTATGCGTATTGTATCCATGTTTCACCCCACAAGGGAACTCTTTTCATTCGTGTTGAAACTTACCTTCTATCTCTTACATCCttgctatttttttgttttttctagctgatggccaagcatgctatagactacagcgtgtttggggggcctcaaaactttggaaagtggatggacgtgcactcagctccgtcttgccctacTAAGGTAATCAAAATATGTACATCTATGTTTTGCCGTGGATTATTTGTTGATGCTGCGCAAGTGACTGCAATATGGGTGGTTGTTGATATTTCTTGTTTCATGCACAGGtgagggcacctgttgagcatctaattgggcagtttgcatctggaatgaccggcttgctcgggaagttTGTTGAGGGGTGGACGTATCTCAGTGGCTCTGACAGTGAtgcggttgcgaggcagttcacttcatttgtcccagaacgtacacatcggccaaccggttgccgtggccggtatgactacaacagttcccaagagccCGGTGAACACAAGATGATCTAGATGGAGACGCTGGCctcagcaaggatgacgacgatgacatGGAGAACGTGCAATAGGAcactgatgatgatgagcatgctGAAGTTCGCGCAGGTGGTAACAAGGACAAGGATGCAACATATGTCCCCCCAccggagaaagtcaaagaacatacggctgcgagaggcgagggggtgttgccatcaaggagggggagggctccaggagatgttgggcagggttctcgtggcaagaggtctaggaccgatcccgtagctgccagtaggaggtttgactttaattttatttttttgctGTGTCTATTTTCTTGGAACAGTCTCATCCATTTCTTGCA encodes:
- the LOC119322575 gene encoding zinc finger CCCH domain-containing protein 33-like; protein product: MCSGPRKPSTPPPVAAAPKDSAAMASLLLELAAADDVVEFRRVVEEEKACLDAAGSWYGPSAAGLGRLAAESRTPAMVAALYGSTAVLAHALSVAPGEACRASGTDGATALHLAAAGGAANAVAATHLLLAAGASTETLSVSGLRAGDLLPRAAGVAEKPLRLLLKSPAVSPSSSPKKSASPPAMVAAQEPRKEYPPDLTLPDLKSGLFSTDEFRMYSFKVKPCSRAYSHDWTECPFVHPGENARRRDPRRYSYSCVPCPEFRKGGSCRKGDGCEYAHGVFECWLHPAQYRTRLCKDEVGCARRICFFAHRRDELRSVNPSAVSVGMMQPVSPRSSPPNGMDMGMLNPAGWPSSPVSRLKTARELDFDLEMLALDQYQQKLFDKVSNNAHSPRASWGAPNGGLGSPHAAGSPARNMPDYTDLLGSMDPAMLSQLHALSLKQAGDMSPYSSMPDTQLHMPTSPMVGANNSFGIDHSMAKAIMTSRASAFAKRSQSFIDRGARAPAARSLMSPATTIGEPSMLTDWGSPSGGGNLDWGSPGGKLDWGVQGDELHKFRKSASFGFRGQSAMPAASPATPAEPDVSWVNSLVKDGHTGDHFPQWLEQEQMVA